The genomic stretch TGTCCTAGTTATTGGGCACCGTCTTTCTTTATTTCTAACAGATCGTTTATATCACACTCTAAAGCAATACAAAGTTTTTCTAAAGTATCCCATTTAATGCCATCAGTATCTTCATTATACAATTTCGTGATGCCGTTTCTATGCAATCCTGTCAACTTTGCCACATCCGAAATCTTCATTTTTCTTTCACCCATTAAACGCGATAAATGCACTTTAATCATCTTTTACACCTCCTAATAAGTATATTGTACACTGCAATGAATATTTTTTCAATATTAGTGTTGACAATGCATATTGTAGGTTGTATTATTGAGTTAAGAAATTAACACTGCAGTATGCAAAAAGTTCATCGTAGCATTCAAAAAGTATATCGTAATAATCTGAAACGGGGGCGAAAAAATGTTCGAATGGATCAGTTATGAAGAAACGGAGGAAATTGAAATGCCATTAAAAAAAGTTAATGTAACATTTAAGGGTAAAGATTTTACAAGCGGCGAAGGCTGGTCGGAAAAAGTAGAAGCATTCCTTATCGCACCTCACATTTTACTTCAAGTATACGAAAACAGCAGCGAGTTCGTCTTCCGTGTTTTAGACGAGAAATTAATTAGTAATCAAGATGAGATTGTTATCGATGATGAGACCTACGATCAGTACATAAAAACGGTAGCAGGTTCAATCGACGGTATGGATATCGATTTTATTGAAGAGAATCAGGAACTTTTAATAAGCGATACTTTCGTAAAAGCAATTGAAGCGTTAGCAAATAAAAACTAATTTATTAGGAGGCAATAGGGATGAAAAAAGTAACGGTTGAGTACAAATTTAAAAATGAAATTGGCGATGACTACACAAACATAGGTATCCTTTTTCCAAATAACAAAGTGCTAGTCGCGGATGAAAACGGAGCAGTCGAAATTTACAACGCTTATCAGCATCCGACTAAGCATCCCGAATATGTTTACGTTGATTCAGATAACGACAGCAAGGATTTAACTGCAGACAGTCCGGAATTTATTATCAATCTTATCTTATCGGGAGGTATGTAATAATGGAAAGATACTTAGTGACGGTAAAGTATATTTATGAAGGCAAGCAATTTGACAGCGAAAACGAGCCAGGCGTCTTACTTCCGAATAGTCGAGTATTTGTTACGCGTGAGAGCTTAGCTATATACGATTATACTCCGACAAGTGAACCGAATGTAG from Arthrobacter citreus encodes the following:
- a CDS encoding helix-turn-helix transcriptional regulator, giving the protein MIKVHLSRLMGERKMKISDVAKLTGLHRNGITKLYNEDTDGIKWDTLEKLCIALECDINDLLEIKKDGAQ